A segment of the Carya illinoinensis cultivar Pawnee chromosome 1, C.illinoinensisPawnee_v1, whole genome shotgun sequence genome:
ACATGACAAACTAGGAAAGACATGATGTGGTGAACGGACGAAAGAGGAAGACATgatgttaaaaaaaacatatatataaaaagtaaaaaaaataaaattcggtGGCTGCAGAGCCACTCGATCATTATTAATGTATTTGACCTTTTCACATTGCTAAAGACGACACCATCtttatcaaaatcaaaaggGTTTCTAGAATTTCTGATTAAGTGAAAAGGACTTGTctgatcaggaaaaaaaaagaaaaaagaaaaaaaaaacagaaaaaaaaaataaaaacacacacacacaaaacaaaaagaaagagagagatatcgATGTTTGTTGGTAAGAGGACTCAAGAGGAGGATTCATCTAGCAAAAATAGGTAAGATGAGGATTTAGATAACAAGCATTGTCAAATGAGTAAGTCTAGTTATAAATAAACAAGTACTTATGCTTAGGgcttctattaaaaaaaaatggatcatactgaaaataatagatttttttaacactttttcaagacgagattcattttttttaaacaaattaataGACTGTACgtgtaaaaatatttatctatttaaaatttgtataaattatttctcttgTTAAATAATTGATGTATTCTCTCTAATATTTCCTAAGTAGGGAAAAACTCACTCTTTTATAGGCTCATACGTTTTCTCCTTGGAACCTTTTTTTCCTAGAGCATTGCCATATAATATACTCCCTTATCCCACTTTTATTCCATTTTATAATTGTGGCACTTTCCATCACTAATTATCTcgatcctttattttttttaaaatacgtaCAAATTAGATTGATAATAAGTGTTACATCATAATGGGATAAGAATAAGATAAGTGTTCACTCTGATCGGACCAAATCCCGAATAGGTGGCTGTAGGGACTCTCTTTTTTCCTATGCAGGGCAAATCATTGTACAGTACTGGTCGATCGTGTACACTCGTACACGGATCCATATACAAATCAAAACCCTTTTCTTATGGTTTCTGTACGTAGATCTTTAATTTCTCACCATTTCAGAAATTAAACATCTTTTAGTAAAAaggaaagtaaaaaattaaatgaaaggAAATTCGTTGGACGGCGAAATATATATGCCGTCACTGTCGCTTTTAATTATGTCTTCGTTTTTATACGTACCGTATGAAAGCAACTTGTTTAAAGTCTGTTTGTGTGTGGAAATCAAGCCTCCTGTTCTTGTATTGAAAGAATATAATGTTATTGGTGGGATTTGTTGACTAGCAGCAGCCATCCTTGAATCCAAGACGTTAATTTTCAAGTCTTGGAAAATTGCAAAATGCTGCATGCAAGAGTCGTtgacatatttaattaattttttaaccaaaaaaaaaaaagtattcaactttttcatactCCATATAAAACACGAAAATACCCATCAACTACATGATGGTGATGACTGAAGACATCAATCAATCTGAAACTAGTGGTTTAATTTGCTTGAAACATGCATTTAAGCATTAATTCATGTAAGAAGTACTCATAAATTAAGTTCAAACTATGAAAGTGCTAGACAAGTTTTTAcccttattttcttaattactgtGATCATGGTTAGCCCAAAGTACTATTTGAGCATTAAGTCATGTAGAAAGTGCTCATAATCCCTAATTGTTTTGTTCTCTtcacacatgtatatataagaGCTATTTACTTTAATATTCATGAGGAACACTTGATATTAGCATTAAAACATCTGGGATCAGTACTTGggtcttttttaaaattcttattataattaaatatttccagTAGGTGCTTTTCTTTGACCAATTTAAATATTCTTCTCTTAGAAAATCAGGATTCAATTTCCTAGTGGGAACACCCAAAGGAATATTTGAAACTACTCAACTTCTAGGCGTGGGATAAAgaaaaaaggaacactttcataCTACTACTACAAGGTACGCCCTTGATCGGTACTCAGTACTCTATATATACCACCTCTAGTACTCATTATCTCCCAAGCTCAAAAACTCTCTAAAGGTCTATCAATCCTCATCATATATAGTACCTTTGATCACTTCCAAACTCGATCTTAGCTCAACATGGGTGTTTTCACTTATGAAACTGAGTCCACCTCTGTTATCCCACCGGCTAAGTTGTTCAAGGCCTTCATCCTTGATGCAGACAACCTCATCCCAAAGGTTGTACCTCAGGCCATTCAGGCTTCTGAAATCATTGAAGGAAATGGAGGGCCTGGAACCATCAAGAAGATTACCTTTGGCGAAGGTTCGTTTCCAGGCCATCTCGTTAATTTGTTCAGCTAGCACTACTAACATACACATTCTTTTAGCTATCATAGCCttatatgtaaattaataaGTGTTTTTCTTTCCCTATGTTTTCAGGCAGCCAATTCAAGTACGTGAAGCATAAGATCGATGAAGTTGACCACACGAACTTTACATATGGCTACAGCATAATCGAGGGTGATGCTTTGAGCAACATAATCGAGAAAATCTCTTATGAGATCAAGATAGTGGCATCTCCTGATGGAGGATCCATCTTGAAGAGCATAAGCCACTACCACACCATAGGCGACCACGAGATCAAGGAAGAGCAAGTTAAGGCTGGCAAAGAAAAGGCAGCTGGTCTTTTCAAGGCTGTTGAGGGCTACCTCTTGGCACATCCTGATGCCTACAACTAAATTAAGCTTGATCGATCGATCGTGTCTGCTCAATCATAAGCAAACTTATAAGTCGTGGCTTTATGTTGTGTTTATATCAAATATTGGTTTTGGGGTTTCTGATTATATAAAAGAGGTTGCATGCAGTTGTGATCATcagctttgtgatgttgtactAGCTAGTTGGAAGAGTTTAAATTAAGCGAATGCTGTATTTTGCTGTTGATTgagataatatatattctacGTTGCATTACTTTAATTAATACAATAGTATAATGAAAATTGTGTCTCAAAATTAATCATTTTAGTACTTGCTTATGATGGGTAAAATTAAGCGAATGCTGTATTCTAGCTGCACGTATCATGGTTTATTAACAGTAATGCATGGATTTATGAACCCTGCGGCGATAAGCTTGCATGCATGTCTTATAACCTTTTGCTCGGTAAGAAAAACAGATTTTTgcgattaatttataataataagaaagattattaacaatcaaaatatctatttttttgtagtgtaggttgctatataatttttttttactttttaaatataaaatttgtcaCGTAATACAAGAAAAGTACCTATTTTAGACTAGatatttgtaataaaattaactaatttggtacgaaaatgaatttcttccgACAAAAATTTTTGTCGAAAACGATTAAAGCACAGAAGGCCAACCCTCAAAGATAAGGAAAAAAAGGGTGATAA
Coding sequences within it:
- the LOC122318429 gene encoding major allergen Pru ar 1-like, coding for MGVFTYETESTSVIPPAKLFKAFILDADNLIPKVVPQAIQASEIIEGNGGPGTIKKITFGEGSQFKYVKHKIDEVDHTNFTYGYSIIEGDALSNIIEKISYEIKIVASPDGGSILKSISHYHTIGDHEIKEEQVKAGKEKAAGLFKAVEGYLLAHPDAYN